TTTTAATCAATAATCTAATACTAGTCGGAGCAACATTTGCAGTATTTTGGGGAACAATTTTCCCACTCATTTCTGAGGCGGTTAAAGGAACGAAGGTTACGGTTGGTGTCCCTTTCTTTAATACAGTAATGTCACCTATCATGCTTGCATTAATGTTTGTTATGGCTATTTGTCCTTTAATCGCTTGGCAACGCTCAACTGTAAGAAATCTACGGAAAAACTTTTTAATTCCAGCAATTTTGAGCTTACTCGTTGCTATGTTACTAATATTTCTAGGTATTAGAAAAGCATATCCGATTATCGGCTTTGCTGTTATTGCTTTCATGATTTTTACTCATATCCTTGAAATTAGTCGCGGGGTAAAGGCTAGAAAGTCAGTTACTGGAGAAAATGTCATTGTTGCACTTGGCCGTTTAATGTCACGTAATCGCAGACGGTACGGTGGCTATATCGTTCATATTGGGATAGCTCTAATGGCAGTAGGTATAATTGGTTCAAATAATTTCAATGTTGAAACAATGAAGACGCTAGCAATTGGAGAAAGTATTGAACTTGCAGAGTACACAATTACCTATGAAAACTTACAACAAAAGCGTGAAGGAATCAATGATGTAGTGTTTGCAACTCTACAAATTAACAAAAACGGTCAAGATTTAGGATATGCTGAAGCAGAGAAAATCTTTTATGGTTCATTCGAACAACCGTCAACTGAGGTAGCTCTTATTAGTAATTGGGACGAAGATCTTTATATTGTGTTAAGTGGTTGGGAGCAAGATTTAAGAGCTACATTTGTTATTCGGATTAATCCACTTGTAAAATGGATTTGGACGGGTGGCATGGTCGTTTTAATAGGCGCAATATTTGCTGTTTGGAGCGGAAAATACGGCAATGTTACACCGAGATATAAAGGGGTACAGCGACATGTATCTTAAGGGTTTGCGTAGAAAGGATGGGGAAATGATGAAGCGCTTATTCATTTTAACTGGGCTTCTTATACTTTTATTTTCTTCCAGTACCTATGCAGCAGAAGGTGTTGATTATAGTTCTGCACAATTTCAGAGCATTGTTGCAATGCTTGCCATGGAAGGACATGCGGGGGATGATCTTGCTACTTGCCCTGTTAAGCAAGAATATTACGAAGAAGTTGCTCAAATGATGCAAGAAGGGATGAACAAGGAAGAGATCTTAAATTTCTATGTTGAGGAAATTGGTGAAGAGGCATTGTCAGCCCCATTAAAGCAAGGGTTTAGCCTTTCTGCATGGGTCACACCGTTTATCGTATTGATTGTAGCTGGAGTGATTGTATTTACAGTAATTCGTAGTTGGATCAAAAAAAATAACAGTGCTCATTCAATAACAACTGATGAAGCTTTACGTGACGAGAACACCGATGCAGTTTTAAGAGAAATGATTAATAAAGAAAGAAAAAAGCTTTTCTAGGATGTGATTGATATGGATCTAGTCTCAATTATAACAGCCACATTATTAGTAGGAGTTTGTAGTTATTTAGTAATATCTCCACTGCTCTCAAAAAAGAATGTAACTTTTCATGAAAGCATGATAGATGAAGTAGATACCATAAAAAAAGAAGAAATATTTGCGACACTAAATGAACTCGAAATGGATTATAACATGCAAAAATTATCGACAGAAGATTATGAGAAATTAAAAAGTAACTATGAAAAAATGCTTCTTCCTATTATGGCGGAGGAAACAATAGTAGACGATGTTAATGTTGCTCATACAATAAAGAATATTCCTAAGCAAGTTAAAAAGGATATAGAAAATGAAATAGCTAATGAACTTGATCAAGTGAGAAAACAGCGGGGAGGGAAGTAAAGTGAAAAGCATATTTATTATGAGTGCTGCAGTCACACAAACTTCTCCAAGCTTTCATAATCCAGGACATTTACGAATGTGGTTTGACTCACCATTAAGACAATTTAACCCACATATTTTATTAATTGTTCTTGGTGTAATCATAATAGGGGGCGGGCTGTTTTTCATTTACTTTCGTCAAAAAAACCAGCGTGGGCAAATTTCTTTAACCGAGGATAAAGAGGAGAAGATTTTTCAACAATTGCTTGGAAAGCGCGATGCAATTATGACGAAAATGATAGATTTAGAAGATGAACTTAAAGCAGGAAAAATATCTGAAGATAAGTTTCATGAACAGTTTAATGCTTATAAAGATATGTTAATTCAAGTGAAAATTAATATAAAACAAATGACTGAATAGATTGGGGGGATCTGCGTGATAAAAACATCTTTGCTAACGAAAAAGATAGGGGAGAAAGAGATTCTACGTGGAGTCAATCTATCAGTAAAAGAAGGAGAAACGATCGCTTTACTAGGTCCTAATGGAGCTGGGAAAAGTACCGTATTAAAAATAATTAGTGGATTAATGGATGCGACATCTGGTGAAGTGTTGATAAATAATTTGAAGCTAAAAGCGAACGAAGAGGTTATTAAGACAAAAATAGGATTCTTATCACATAGCAGTTTCTTATATGAACACTTGTCGCCGATTGAAAATCTAGTTTATTACGGGAAGCTCTATAATGTAGAAGATATTGAGATAAGAGCAAAAGAACTCGCTTCTATGGTAGGTTTAAGCTTATTTATGCACGAGCCTGTTCGCTCATTTTCAAGAGGAATGCTACAAAGAATTGCGATTGCTAGAGCGATTATTCATTCACCTAGTATTCTACTTCTAGATGAACCACATACTGGTTTAGATCAACGGGCAGTTTCAATTTTAAATAATGTTATTTTGCAATTGAAGCGGGAAGGTACAACTATAATTATGGTTACACATGATTTCCATCAACTCATAGAAACATGTGATAAAGCAATCGTGATGAAACAAGGATTGTTAATTGGTGATTTTGCTATTTCAGGTGCAAAAAATGTGAAAGAAATTAATGAAACATATGCAGGAATGGTGAGTTAACATGATTAAACTATTAAAATCTGCATGGATAATCGCTTGGAAAGATATATATTCTGAGTGGAAAACAAAACAACTATTAAGTACTATGTTAATCTTTTCAGGTCTTGTTATTGTGACCTTTAGCTTTGCATTTGACCCTACGAGTAATGCTGTCAAAGCAGTGGTACCTGGAATGGTATGGGTCATTACTATCTTTTCTGGAATATTAGGGTTAAACCGCTCATTTTTAGCTGAAAAAAATCAAGATAGCTTACATGGAATGATTATTGCACCTATTGATCCTTCAAGTATTTATTTTGGCAAAATGCTCGCTAACTTCATTTTTGTGCTATTAGTTCAATTGATTTCTATACCATTATTATTTATCTTATTTGATTTTCGCTTACTAGGAAACGTTCCCTTATTTTTAGGAGTTATCTTTTTAGGAACTTTTGGTTTTATAAGCGTTGGTACATTTTTAGCTGCATTAACTGCTAATTCAAGGAGTAGTGAAATGCTATTACCGATTGTCTTATTTCCTATAGTTAGTCCGATTATTATTGCAGCTGTGCAGGCAACAAAAATATTGCTAGTTAATCTTGAGAATTTATCAAGTGCTATATCGTGGATGCAATTGATGATTGGTTATGATCTTGTATTTTTTGTTATTTGTTTCTTATTATTTGAATATGTGATGGAGGTGTAAAGCATGACAAAGAATAATGTGGTTTGGCAAACAGAATCAAAAATTCATAAAATGCTTCTTTGGTTAACAATTCCAATAGGTGTAGTAACAATGTTTTTAATATTTATATGGTCTCCAGTTGAAGTTTCGATGGGCGTCGTACAGAAAATATTTTATTTTCATGTAGGGTCAGCTTGGGTTGCATTTTTGGCTTTTGGAGTCGTGTTTGTTTATAGTATTTTATACCTTTTAAAAAGGAAGAGAATTTATGATATTATTGCAGGAATTTCGGCTGAAATTGGTGTGATTTTTACAACTATCGTCTTAACAACTGGACCTATTTGGGGACGAAGTGCATGGAATACTTGGTGGACTTGGGAGCCTAGATTAACAACGACATTGATTTTATGGTTTATTTATGTATCTTATATTATGATTCGCCATATGGACGGGGCTTGGGAAAAGAAAGCAAGATTAGCCTCAGTTTTTGGAATTATTGGTTTTATTGACGTTCCAATCGTATTTATGGCAATACGCTGG
This portion of the Cytobacillus sp. IB215665 genome encodes:
- a CDS encoding cytochrome c-type biogenesis protein CcmH; translated protein: MYLKGLRRKDGEMMKRLFILTGLLILLFSSSTYAAEGVDYSSAQFQSIVAMLAMEGHAGDDLATCPVKQEYYEEVAQMMQEGMNKEEILNFYVEEIGEEALSAPLKQGFSLSAWVTPFIVLIVAGVIVFTVIRSWIKKNNSAHSITTDEALRDENTDAVLREMINKERKKLF
- a CDS encoding ABC transporter ATP-binding protein; the encoded protein is MIKTSLLTKKIGEKEILRGVNLSVKEGETIALLGPNGAGKSTVLKIISGLMDATSGEVLINNLKLKANEEVIKTKIGFLSHSSFLYEHLSPIENLVYYGKLYNVEDIEIRAKELASMVGLSLFMHEPVRSFSRGMLQRIAIARAIIHSPSILLLDEPHTGLDQRAVSILNNVILQLKREGTTIIMVTHDFHQLIETCDKAIVMKQGLLIGDFAISGAKNVKEINETYAGMVS
- a CDS encoding heme exporter protein CcmB encodes the protein MIKLLKSAWIIAWKDIYSEWKTKQLLSTMLIFSGLVIVTFSFAFDPTSNAVKAVVPGMVWVITIFSGILGLNRSFLAEKNQDSLHGMIIAPIDPSSIYFGKMLANFIFVLLVQLISIPLLFILFDFRLLGNVPLFLGVIFLGTFGFISVGTFLAALTANSRSSEMLLPIVLFPIVSPIIIAAVQATKILLVNLENLSSAISWMQLMIGYDLVFFVICFLLFEYVMEV
- a CDS encoding cytochrome c biogenesis protein, yielding MTKNNVVWQTESKIHKMLLWLTIPIGVVTMFLIFIWSPVEVSMGVVQKIFYFHVGSAWVAFLAFGVVFVYSILYLLKRKRIYDIIAGISAEIGVIFTTIVLTTGPIWGRSAWNTWWTWEPRLTTTLILWFIYVSYIMIRHMDGAWEKKARLASVFGIIGFIDVPIVFMAIRWWNSKLHPIVFGDGPTQQGGGIEPEMLFTLLFTLGFITLLYIVLLQKGIYIEKAKIAIVQNKKDVQEKLINKIS